tgtatgtatgtttgtatgtatgtatgtatgtatgtatgtatgtatgtatgtttgtatatatatatatatgtatgtatgtttgtatgtatatatgtatgtatgtatatatatgtatatgtatatatgtatatgtatttgtatatatatatatgtatatatatatatatgtatatatatgtctgtatgtatatgtatatatgtatgtatattaatgtatatgtatatatgtatgtatatgtatatatgtatgtatatgtatatatgtatgtatattaatgtatatgtgtatatgtatgtatatgtatatatgtatatacatgtatatatatgtatgtatatgtatatatgtatatacatgtatatatatatatgtatgtatatatacatatatatgtatgtatatatatatatatatatatatatatgtatatatatgtatgtatatatatatgtatgtatgtacagtatgtatgtatgtatgtatatatatatgtatatatatgtacatatatatatatgtatatatatatgtatatatatgtatatatatgtacatatatatatatatatatatatatatatatatgtatatatatatatgtatatatatatatgtacatatatatatatgtatatatatatatatgtatatatatatatgtacatatatatatatatatatatatatatatatatgtatatatatatatgtacatacatatatatatgtatatatatgtatgtatatatatatatgtatgtatgtacagtatgtatgtatgtatgtatgtatgtatgtatatatatatgtatatatatgtacatttatatatacatatatatatatatatatatatgtatatatatgtatatatgtatatatatatgtatatatacgtatatatatgtacatatatatatatatatatatatatatatatatatatgtacatatatatatatatgtacatatatatgtatatatatatatatatatatatatatatatatatatatatatatatatgtatgtatgtatgtatgtatgtatgtatgtatgtatgtatgtatgtatgtatgtatgtatgtatgtatgtatgtatgtatgtatgtatgtatgtatgtatgtatgtatgtatgtatgtatgtatgtatgtatatatatatgtatgtatatatatatatatgtacaaatatatacatatatatatacatacatacatactgtacatacatacatacatacatacatatatatatatatatatatatatatatatatattatatatatatatatatatatatatatatgtatgtatgtatgtatgtatgtatgtgtatatatatatatgtatatatgtatgtatatacagtatatatactgtatatatttatatatatatatatatatatatatatatatatatatatatatatatatacatatgcatatatacatacatatatacatatatgcatatatacatacatatatacatatatgtatgtatatatgtttataaaagtatatatatatgtatgtatataaaagtatatacagtataggtgtagtgtgatcaaactttcttgtttttttttcaaaagtctAGTAGCAGCATTTTGTACCaagtgtaatattttaatgctagacatagggagacatgaaaataataggttacagtaatcgagacgagacgtaacgaacgcatgaatattgATCtcagccgttttagtaacactgttAATGGGTGACTCAAATGAAAGAGTTGGCTCGAAGATAATACCctgattctttaccgagtcaccttgtgtgtttggttgtcaaatgttaaggtggtattattaaataggtgtgtaattgtttggttgttacatgttaaggtggtattattaaataggtgtgtaattgtttggttgtcacatgttaaggtggtattattaaataggtgtatacttgtttggttgtcaaatgttatggtggtattattaaataggtggaTAATTGATtcattgtcaaatgttaaggtggtattatttatACCTCATACAATATAATTATTGTATGAGGCTGCTCCTGGGAATTTCAAGAAGCTCCATTGCAAGCCAGATGTTTGTTAGTGTTAGGGTGCCCACTTTCTCAGCGTTGCTACGCAACCTCGTGTATAAGTTTATGTGTAGGGCATCTGagtctgaaaatgacataatCACTGTGATAACGAACCCTGGCCGCAGTTCTGTTATttactcatctggactgtggaaccattaacacacatgtttgtatgtcagaaactgacatttgggctttatgttttattgttttgctgtaatgttttattgttttgtttttaatgttttgtattgtgtttttatatgtttaatggatcttaaggtctgcaataaagattgatgatgatgatgatgatgatgaaataggtgttggtgtctagcaggaccgataatcagcatttctgttttcttagcattgagttgcaaaaagttagcggacatccatccatccatccattttctaccgcttattcccttcggggtcggggggggcgctggagcctatctcagctacaatcgggcggaaggcggggtacaccctggacaagtcgccacctcatcgcagggccaacacagatagacagacaacagtcacactcacattcacacactagggccaatttagtgttgccaatcagcctatccccaggtgcatgtttttggaagtgggaggaagccggagcacccggagggaacccacgcagtcacggggagaacatgcaaactccacacagaaagatcccgaggccgggattgaactcacgactactcagggccttcgtattgtgaggcagaggcactaacccctcttccaccgtgctgcggacatccattgtttaatttcattaagacacgcctccatgtgattgtttaatttcatttagacacgcctccaggtgattgtttgatttcattaagacacgcctccaggtgattgtttaatttcattaagacacgcctccagatgactacaatccagcgtgttggtcagctataggggcatgtagagttgagtgccATCATCGTaatagtgaaagctaacacgtatgatgtccactagcggcagcatgtagatgctgaagagtgcagggccaagaactgaaccctgtggaactccacacgttaccttaacatagtccgaggtcacattgttatgggagacacactgcatcctgtcagtaagataggagttaaaccaagacaaggctaagtctgagataccaacacgtgttttgatacgctctaataaaatattatgatcgactgtatcgaaagcggcgctaagatcaagaagcagcaacatggatgacacatcagcatccatcgttagccatagatcattagtcatttttgcgagggctgtctccgtagagtgatttgccctgaaaccggactgaaagggttcacagtgATTGTTAGAAGCTAAGTCttctgctgtgcaacaattttttcgaagaTTTTGGAGTTAAAGGGAAggtggccggtagtttaccatgaggtcaggatcgaggttaagtCTTTTGAGCAGacgatgaataaccgctttttagGATGCTAggagaacagtgccagaggaaagtgatacgtttataatatttaccaCTGATAGACCTAAtattacaaaaagctccttgataagtttcccaggaagtgggtcaagtaaacatgttgtttgttttatcccatttacacgccgtagcaattcctctaatgttatttcatcaaaaagagagagactattttggagggcaatatccggcttttacagtcgtatctgtcttaatagaacccagttgtagctgggatgcgttgtctttaatctcctttctaatgagttcaattttcttattaaagaaattcataaagtcatctgccgaatgggtggagctactgggaggagtcccttgttgggttagcgatgctactgtactgaacaaatatttaggataatttttattgaggcggatgagatttgagcagTAATTAGCtgtagctaaggtaagcatgtgtttataagttattaaactatcactccatgcttgatggaaaacctcaagtttagtcgcacaccatttgcgttccaactttctacatgatagtttaagagctttagtttcttctgtaaaccatggggtacgtcttttaggggccttttttagcttcAGCGGTGCTATAGTATCAATGATGTCGcacagggcatcgttaaagttgttagtgaggttatcgatacaGCCCatataatttgggaatggcgccattaccgaggcagtaggccagcaaaagtcatagttgtgacagcattattggtgcggctgctaaagcagtgattattattagcatgttgacaatgagtcagaacttttaattttataaggtaatattcggacattactttagtgtacggcagtaccataactttggaggtggggaCACCCCGGACGaggactagatctatcgtattaccgttgcgatgcatgggttcatttattatttgtgtaagtttagtctggagcgccacgcacagagggtctgatggggtattcatatggatattaaaatcccccattataattatattgtcggcgtgcaacACTAGATCAGCGAAAAACCCAgaaaattcactgatgaagtctgaATagagcccaggggggcggtagataacagccaggtagagaggcagcagtgcgacagacctcatagtaagcacctcaaattatttttatttattacttaggttagggctaatgttaaggttttcattgtacaaacgtatattagtgcgaccccccccccccccttttaaggggacgggcaatatgcgcatctgtatagttaggaggagatgcctcgttaattgggcaaaatttgtctggtttgagccaggtttcgctgagaccaatgacgttaagattgttgtctctgatgacctcattaactaataacgttttgggagacaatgatgtgatgtttaaaaagctcatattataggtagtgggctggtTTGAGGAATTTTTGTTAAAGTTATCCGTATTagtaatattaacaatgttgcattTATTTTGCGTAGTGCACCTTAAATAATTTCAACCATATCTAGCAATTGATATGACGGGGATCTTCAGAttttttgcttggtgctgcgataaactgaacgcgtcataatttgccacctcagtagaatgcatgtccacctctggcacagtcactgcagaaaaaacatgatatgagttgtgtattattctaggagaaatgttatgtgtgcagggattttccagcctggcgctggctagttctagcataactgactcctcacccggactagcagaTTGCCGGTgtagcttgctctagtgtagttagtcaagtgtgacttaaccagtgatctatgtttgtaggcagaatgatggcgccttcctggttagggtgaaggccatccctcatcagcaagcccggtttgctccagaaagagggccaaatatcaataaacgttagtccctgttgtctacaaaaactacgcagccacttgttaagcgagactaatctgctacacctctcatcattgcctcttgcaggcactactactactactctactacctgacaaatactactactcttctacctgacaaatactactactcttctacctgacaaatactactactcttttacctgacaaatactactactcttctacctgacaaatactactactcttctacctgacaaatactactacacttcttcctgacaaatactactacacttcttcctgacaaacaCTACTACACTtattcctgacaaatactactattttttttcctgacaagtactactacacttcttcctgacaagtactattacacttcttcctgacaaatactactacacttcttcctgacaaatactactacacttcttcctgacaagtaCTACTACACtgcttcctgacaaatactactacacttcttcctgaaaaatactactacacttcttcctgacaaatactactacacatcttcctgacaaatactactacacttcttcctgacaaatactactacacttcttcctggcatatactactacacttcttcctgacagaacttgaatacacctcacggtgatgcttggacacgtcatcagtgataaacccggggtcatagggtgtttcgggtctttaatcatcagacaccctcgcccgggcgacccagccgggggtgatcagaccccggcctgtgtccaagtagcgcaccacggatcccccctacggatccacagccaccgggaggccttttctgcggcctctaggatgttcttggtggcttttctcgactgcagtcctctaatgccaagggttctgaacacacgctgtagtgagtgaccagcaaaaccTCTGCACCCAATCTCGACTGGTTCACAGCGGGCACTCCAGCCATTACTCCGACACTCTACAGTGAGCTCAGCGTATTTGGCCCTCTTTCGCTCATTTGCTTCGTCAATTCGCTTCTCCCAGGGGACAGTCAGCTCCagtagcaccacttgcttggATGACTccgacaaatactactacacttcttcctgacaaatactactacactttttcctgacaaatactactacacttcttcctgacaaatactactacacttcttcctgacaagtactattacacttcttcctgacaagtactactacacttcttcctgacaaatactactacacttcttcttgacaaatactactacacttcttcctgacaagtactactacacttcttcctgacaaatactactacactttttcctgacaaatactactacactttttcctgacaaatactactacacttcttcctgacaaatactactacacttcttcctgacaaatactactacacttcttcctgacaagtaCGACTACACtttttcctgacaaatactactacacttcttcctgacaaatactactacacctcttccagacaaatactactacacttcttcctgacaaatactactacactttttcctgacaaatactactggGCGGAGTGACATGGAAGCGATATTGGCCGGGAACTTGAGTTGCCTTTCAAGGTCAATATGGAGCTGCCAGGCACGAGCGGTGGCCAGGAGCCCTCCTGAGAAGTTGGGCTGGCGGCTTGCCTTCTGTCCTGCTCTGATGAAGGTGATTGACTGTTTCGGGGCGGCCTGGGACTTGCTGTTTTGTATCGCTGCGCAGATAGAATCCGCCAGGGCTTTTAAAACTTGGTCGTGGCGCCAGCGATACCGCCCTTCCCCTAGTGCCTTTGGGCAACAGCCCAGGATGGGCTCCAAGGTGCCCCTCCTCTGGCACAGTTTGCACTCCGGAGTGTCTGCTAGGCCCCAGATGTGCAGGTTGGCGGGGCATGGGAGGACATCGTACACAGACTGTATGAGGAATTTTGTGCGCAGAGGTTCAACTCTCCAGAGCTCTGCCCAGGTGAGTTTTCGAGGTTCTGCATTctcccaccttgtccacgccCCTTGTTTGGACATGCTGACCATCCGGCAGCAACGTTCTTCCTCCACCTCTGCACGGATCTCCTCTTGGACCAGTTGGCGCTTCTCCTTGCCACGGGCCCGGTCCCAACGTGGCTTTGGAAAGCTGCCGAGGCCTGCCCTCCCCCTTGCCACAGTACCCAACAAGGTTTTCTGCCTCAGCCGCGCCTCTGCTCTGCTTACAGCTTCTTGTGCCTGCCACTTCCTCCCGGTCTTAACAACGATTCCTGCCGAGGCGACCTTGACATCTGCGGAGTCCCTGTACATCATTACCTCTCTGGAGCGGGTGACTTGGAAATCCTCCAACAGTCCCCTGagagggagctgcagcttggtggaATGGCCATAAAGAACAATGCTGCTTAAGGACCGAGGGAGCCCCAGCCATCTCCTTAGGAACTGGCTGATGGTTTTCTCTAGTACCTCAACCGTTGTCATTGGTACCTCATAGATTAACAGAGGCCAGAGTATTCTAGGCAAGACTCCGTGTTGGTACATCCAGGCTTTAAACTTTCCTGGCAGACCAGATTTGTCAATGGCTGTGAGCCATGAGGTCAGGTCGCTCTTTGTCTGCTGCAAAGCCACTGCGTCCTTCAGGGAGCTATCAAAGATCTTGCCCAGGCTCTTGACAGGTCTTTCGGTCACCGTTGTAATCGAGTACCCTCCAACTGTAAAGCGGAAATGGTCGGCCACTTTACCTTTCTTTAGGACCAGAGACCTGGACTTTGCTGGCTTGAAGCTAATCTTTGCCCATGTGATGAGCCGTTCAAGCCCCTGGAGGAGCCACCTGCACCCAGGCACAGATGTGGTCATCACTGTCAAGTCATCCATAAAAGCTGTTATGGGGGGCTGCCGGGTCCCAGATCTTGATTTTGGCCCTTTGCATTCAACCTCTGCAGACTTGACAATCATGTCCATTGCCAAAGAGAAGAGTGACACTGAGATTGTACAACCAGTGATTATGCCCTTCTCCAGGCGGTGCCAGGCAGATGTTACTTGGCTTGAGGAGACTCTTGCTTCAAAGTTGTTGTAGTAGTCCATGATGAGGTTACAGATCTTCCCAGGAACATGGTGTCTTGTCAGTGCTATTTCAACAAGTTTGTGCGGGATAGATCCGTAGGCGTTGGTTAAGTCAAGCCAGAGAGTTGCCAAATCTCCTTTGCTCTCCCTTGCCTCCCGGATCAACTGCGTCACCACTCCTGTATGCTCCAGGCACCCAGGCACTCCAGGTACTCCCCCCTTCTGGACAGAGGTGTCTATGTAGGCGTTCTTCAAGAGGAACTCG
This genomic interval from Entelurus aequoreus isolate RoL-2023_Sb linkage group LG06, RoL_Eaeq_v1.1, whole genome shotgun sequence contains the following:
- the LOC133651526 gene encoding uncharacterized protein LOC133651526, which encodes MCSLIMSIGGERFGVEQKQGAARNSAKLNRREVKISELRQELKSLRCQFKAGKEEERTPLLELTNIVRKKLITLRRTEWHRRRGKERARKRCAFIGNPFTFTKRLLGQKRSGHLACPVEEIDHHLNATFSDSTRDQELGPSEALVTPADPVSQFNSDEPTLAEVKEVVKAARSASVPGPSGGPYKVYKQCPRLLKRLWKILKVIWRRGKVSAQWRYAEGVWIPKEENSSNIEQFRIISLLSVESKNFFKILSQRLTEFLLKNAYIDTSVQKGGVPGVPGCLEHTGVVTQLIREARESKGDLATLWLDLTNAYGSIPHKLVEIALTRHHVPGKICNLIMDYYNNFEARVSSSQVTSAWHRLEKGIITGCTISVSLFSLAMDMIVKSAEVECKGPKSRSGTRQPPITAFMDDLTVMTTSVPGCRWLLQGLERLITWAKISFKPAKSRSLVLKKGKVADHFRFTVGGYSITTVTERPVKSLGKIFDSSLKDAVALQQTKSDLTSWLTAIDKSGLPGKFKAWMYQHGVLPRILWPLLIYEVPMTTVEVLEKTISQFLRRWLGLPRSLSSIVLYGHSTKLQLPLRGLLEDFQVTRSREVMMYRDSADVKVASAGIVVKTGRKWQAQEAVSRAEARLRQKTLLGTVARGRAGLGSFPKPRWDRARGKEKRQLVQEEIRAEVEEERCCRMVSMSKQGAWTRWENAEPRKLTWAELWRVEPLRTKFLIQSVYDVLPCPANLHIWGLADTPECKLCQRRGTLEPILGCCPKALGEGRYRWRHDQVLKALADSICAAIQNSKSQAAPKQSITFIRAGQKASRQPNFSGGLLATARAWQLHIDLERQLKFPANIASMSLRPVVFYLSESSKQVVLLELTVPWEKRIDEANERKRAKYAELTVECRSNGWSARCEPVEIGCRGFAGHSLQRVFRTLGIRGLQSRKATKNILEAAEKASRWLWIRRGDPWCATWTQAGV